The genomic interval TCGAAGCCATGGCGGTTGGGTTCCTGTACAACGAAAACATCATCCAGCGCATGGATGAGGTTGCCGATGTGCGCTTGTGCGAACACGGCGACAACGTGGATGTGTGGCTCAATCGGAGTGTGGAACAGCCCAAATCGTGGAAGAGAACGTCGGGTTGCGCGGGCGGGCTGACCGCGGTGGAAACCCTCGCCCGTGTGGAGGTGTCATTCAAATCCCACGAGCCTCAATTCGATCCTGAACAAATCAGCGCTCTGGTGGAAGATCTTTTTGCCGCGCAGGAACTCTATCGCGAGACCGGCGGGGTTCACACTTCTGCGCTCAGTAATGGGGAAAAGATCGTTTACTCCGCGGAAGATATCGGCAGGCACAACACGCTCGATAAGATTGCGGGGCAGTGCGTGCTGAACAATGAATTCCCCGAAACAAAAATTCTCATCAGCACCGGGCGCATTAGTTCCGAGATGCTTCAAAAAGCCGCGCGGCTGGGCGCGCCGATCCTAATCTCGCGCACCTCGCCGAGTTCGCTCTCGATCGAAATGGCTGAATTGTATGGGATCACATTGATTGGATATGCGCGAAGGCACAGGTTCAACGTATATTCCAATGGGCAAAGGGTCAAGTCGCTTCGCTAGCCGGCAGTTCATGCCGACCGGTTCCGATGAGGCTCATAGCGCCTGGCAAATCGCGCCGATAGAACTTTCGTGAAGCCTTGTCAATTGTGATTTATAACATCGGCGAGGGATCGATCGCGATCGCGCAGGTTTGGTCTCCCGCGGCGATGCATGTTTGTTCTTCCACGTGGAAGATCTTCCCTCCGCTCAACCAATACAAGGCTTCTTGCAATAACCCGACCGCCAGATGACAGACCGGTTCATGCGACCGCCTCTCCCAACACAAGGGACAGCGTTCGATGTGCCAAAGCAAAGTGTTCCCATTTTCCTCGATCCGCACGCGCTGGTCGGTGAACTTATTGAACAGTTCGGCAAACGCCCGCGCGCCCGCGTTTAACTTGGCGGGCAGGGGCAACAGTCGGAACGCCATCTCGGTCAGTCCCATTTGCCCGCTATATTGGCGGACTCCGTAATTGAAACAGGCGCGCCCGATGCGGGTCGCCAGCCCGCGTCCGCCGTGCGGACCGTAGACCTGCTCCAACGTTCCGCCCAGCGCGCTTACGGTGGAAAAGGGGAAATTCAGTTTCGAATCATCGGCTGGGTAATTTTCGATCAATGTTTTATGGGAGGAAAGATTCAACACGGCGTTGACGCCGTTGCGCCCCATCACTTCTTCCATGGATAGCAAAATGATCCGCCCCATACGATTCGGATAATGGAAGGTGTCGATCATGATGTTACAAGGTCACCGAGGGTGATGTTTTTTGTGGAACAGCCCGGGGGGAGGTCTTTCGCGCGAGTGCGGCGCTATCTTGGTCGAGGAAGGCTTTAAGTTTTTCTGCAAACACGCGCGGCTCTTCGAGCATGGGGAAGTGGCCCAGTAGGGGGAATCGTTCGACCTGCGCATGAGCGATTCC from Candidatus Defluviilinea gracilis carries:
- the fdhD gene encoding formate dehydrogenase accessory sulfurtransferase FdhD translates to MISPQKSIHYERYEFKKWEGYDAETIVEAPVSLTVNGEVWLTFMCTPVDLEAMAVGFLYNENIIQRMDEVADVRLCEHGDNVDVWLNRSVEQPKSWKRTSGCAGGLTAVETLARVEVSFKSHEPQFDPEQISALVEDLFAAQELYRETGGVHTSALSNGEKIVYSAEDIGRHNTLDKIAGQCVLNNEFPETKILISTGRISSEMLQKAARLGAPILISRTSPSSLSIEMAELYGITLIGYARRHRFNVYSNGQRVKSLR
- a CDS encoding 4-vinyl reductase — translated: MIDTFHYPNRMGRIILLSMEEVMGRNGVNAVLNLSSHKTLIENYPADDSKLNFPFSTVSALGGTLEQVYGPHGGRGLATRIGRACFNYGVRQYSGQMGLTEMAFRLLPLPAKLNAGARAFAELFNKFTDQRVRIEENGNTLLWHIERCPLCWERRSHEPVCHLAVGLLQEALYWLSGGKIFHVEEQTCIAAGDQTCAIAIDPSPML